The following are encoded in a window of Pseudalgibacter alginicilyticus genomic DNA:
- a CDS encoding mevalonate kinase family protein, protein MKGPLFYSKILLFGEYGIIKDSKGLSIPYNFYNGALKKSENRSEKALKSNESLKRYVSYLENISPELVTFDIRLLKQHVNEGMYFDSSIPQGYGVGSSGALVAAIYDKYAFDKITVLENLTREKLLKLKAIFSEMESFFHGKSSGLDPLNSYLSIPILINSKDNIEATGIPSQNNEGKNAVFLLDSGIIGETAPMISIFMENMKQEGFRNMLKDQFIKHTDACVDDFLKGDVKSLFKNTKRLSKVVLNNFKPMIPQQFHELWKKGIETNEYYLKLCGSGGGGYILGFTENIEKAKQSLSGHKLEVVYNF, encoded by the coding sequence ATGAAAGGACCTTTATTTTACTCAAAAATACTACTCTTTGGAGAGTACGGAATCATCAAAGATTCTAAAGGCTTATCCATACCCTATAACTTCTATAATGGCGCCTTAAAAAAAAGTGAAAACCGTTCAGAAAAAGCACTAAAATCTAACGAGAGTTTAAAACGTTATGTTAGTTACTTAGAAAACATCTCTCCTGAATTAGTCACTTTTGATATCCGTTTATTAAAACAACACGTAAATGAAGGCATGTATTTTGACTCCTCCATCCCACAAGGTTATGGTGTTGGAAGTAGTGGTGCATTAGTTGCTGCCATTTATGATAAATATGCTTTTGATAAAATTACAGTCTTAGAAAATTTAACAAGAGAAAAGCTATTGAAACTCAAAGCCATTTTCTCTGAAATGGAGTCTTTTTTTCATGGTAAATCTTCTGGATTAGATCCTTTAAATAGTTATTTAAGCATTCCTATTCTTATAAACTCTAAAGATAATATTGAGGCTACTGGCATTCCTTCACAAAACAATGAAGGTAAAAATGCTGTATTCTTATTAGACAGTGGTATTATTGGTGAAACAGCCCCTATGATTAGTATTTTTATGGAAAACATGAAACAAGAGGGCTTTCGAAATATGTTAAAAGACCAGTTTATTAAACATACGGATGCTTGTGTGGATGATTTCCTTAAAGGTGATGTCAAATCCTTATTTAAAAACACAAAACGACTTTCTAAAGTCGTTTTAAATAATTTTAAACCGATGATTCCACAACAGTTTCATGAACTTTGGAAAAAAGGTATCGAAACTAACGAGTATTATTTAAAACTTTGTGGCTCAGGTGGCGGCGGTTATATTCTTGGTTTTACTGAAAATATTGAAAAAGCAAAACAATCACTTTCTGGGCATAAATTAGAAGTGGTTTATAATTTTTAA
- a CDS encoding MBOAT family O-acyltransferase, whose product MLFNSLEFAVFLPIVFLLYWFVPFKKIKHQNILILASCYFFYGWWDWKFLFLIIFSSLLDFYLAKRISKTDKNQHRKWFLRLSIIANISLLGIFKYYDFFIESFSETFKFFGQTIDPQRLHLILPIGISFYTFQTLSYTIDVYNKKLKATNDVIAFCCFVSFFPQLVAGPIERASNLLPQFLKKRKFNYNIAVNGSRQILWGFFKKVVIADNCARYVSLIFNDAHEFSGSTLMLGAVLFAFQIYGDFSGYSDIAIGTAKLFGFEFKQNFAFPYFSQNIAEFWRRWHISLTTWFRDYIYIPLGGSRVSKPKAFRNIFIVFMISGLWHGANWTFIIWAILHFLYYIPTLFFNKRKKQLNKTSKKPIISSIKVGFNILTTFMLVTFAWIFFRADSIKAAFAYINGIFSNSIISLPEFLSEEKLWIILFFIGFQTVIEWKGRFNNHALEHFEIQFPKYIRYGFYYALVMAIFLFGGKQEVFIYFQF is encoded by the coding sequence ATGCTATTTAATTCATTAGAGTTTGCCGTCTTTTTACCTATAGTCTTTCTGCTTTATTGGTTTGTACCTTTCAAAAAAATTAAACACCAAAACATACTAATTTTAGCTTCTTGTTATTTTTTTTATGGCTGGTGGGATTGGAAGTTTTTATTCTTAATCATTTTTAGTTCTTTATTAGATTTCTATTTAGCAAAAAGAATTTCTAAAACAGATAAAAATCAGCATCGTAAATGGTTTTTAAGGCTAAGTATTATAGCAAACATTAGCCTATTAGGTATTTTTAAATATTATGATTTTTTTATTGAAAGTTTTAGTGAAACCTTTAAGTTTTTTGGTCAAACTATAGATCCGCAACGGCTGCATTTAATTCTTCCTATTGGTATTAGCTTTTACACATTCCAAACTTTAAGCTATACCATTGATGTTTATAATAAAAAACTAAAAGCTACAAATGATGTGATTGCTTTTTGTTGTTTTGTCAGTTTTTTTCCGCAGTTAGTAGCTGGGCCTATTGAACGTGCCTCCAACTTACTGCCTCAATTTCTTAAAAAAAGAAAATTCAATTATAACATAGCTGTTAATGGTTCTAGACAAATACTTTGGGGGTTTTTCAAAAAAGTAGTCATTGCAGATAATTGTGCCCGTTATGTATCTTTAATTTTTAATGACGCACATGAGTTTTCAGGTAGTACACTAATGTTAGGAGCTGTTTTATTTGCCTTTCAAATTTATGGTGACTTTTCTGGATATTCTGATATTGCTATTGGTACAGCAAAACTCTTTGGGTTTGAATTTAAGCAAAACTTTGCCTTTCCATACTTTTCACAAAATATAGCTGAATTTTGGAGGCGTTGGCATATTTCTTTAACTACATGGTTCAGAGATTACATTTATATTCCTTTAGGAGGAAGTAGAGTTAGTAAGCCAAAAGCATTTAGAAACATTTTTATTGTTTTTATGATAAGTGGGCTTTGGCATGGTGCTAATTGGACCTTTATAATTTGGGCTATTTTGCATTTTCTGTATTATATACCTACATTATTTTTCAATAAAAGAAAAAAACAGTTAAATAAAACCTCAAAAAAGCCAATAATATCAAGTATTAAAGTAGGATTTAATATACTAACTACATTCATGTTAGTAACCTTTGCTTGGATATTTTTTAGAGCTGATTCCATTAAAGCAGCCTTTGCCTATATCAATGGTATTTTTTCAAATTCAATAATTAGTCTTCCAGAGTTTTTATCAGAAGAAAAACTTTGGATTATTTTGTTTTTTATCGGATTTCAAACTGTCATTGAATGGAAAGGAAGATTTAATAATCATGCATTAGAACATTTCGAAATTCAATTCCCTAAATATATTAGATATGGTTTTTACTATGCTTTAGTAATGGCCATTTTTCTATTTGGAGGCAAACAAGAAGTATTTATTTATTTTCAATTTTAA
- a CDS encoding geranylgeranylglycerol-phosphate geranylgeranyltransferase, with translation MFSVIRGYNILIIIVAQYLTSIYILAHDIPLKKVILDINLFVLVLASAATIAGGYIINNFYDSEKDLINRPIKSQLDRLVNQNTKLSFYFILNFVAIVLASYVSFNAVVFFSIYIFGIWFYSHKLKKLPFIGNLTSAILTITPFFAIFLYYKNFETVIFVHAIFLFLMISMRELTKDLENIKGDLAQNYHTIPIIYGEKASKIMLTILTVLTLIPSYLLLYRFEIGYMYLFFYLAIILLILFIMLLWKSKTKMHYLILHNILKFIIVAGVFSIVLINVSIVLNRI, from the coding sequence ATGTTTTCTGTTATAAGAGGCTATAATATTCTTATTATTATTGTAGCTCAATACCTAACATCTATTTACATTCTTGCTCACGATATTCCTTTAAAAAAAGTAATCTTAGACATCAATTTATTTGTATTAGTTTTGGCATCGGCAGCTACTATTGCTGGAGGATATATTATCAACAACTTTTACGATTCTGAAAAAGATTTAATAAATCGCCCCATTAAATCTCAATTAGACAGATTAGTAAATCAAAACACAAAATTATCATTTTATTTTATCCTAAATTTTGTAGCAATAGTTTTGGCCAGTTATGTGTCTTTTAATGCAGTCGTATTTTTTTCAATTTATATTTTCGGTATTTGGTTTTATTCACACAAACTCAAAAAACTACCATTTATTGGTAATTTAACTTCTGCCATTTTAACTATCACACCGTTTTTTGCTATTTTCTTGTATTATAAAAATTTTGAAACAGTCATTTTTGTGCATGCCATTTTCTTATTTTTAATGATATCCATGAGAGAGCTTACTAAAGATTTAGAAAACATAAAAGGTGATTTAGCTCAAAACTACCATACCATCCCGATTATTTATGGTGAAAAAGCATCCAAAATAATGCTGACTATTTTAACTGTTTTAACATTGATTCCCTCATATTTACTTTTATATCGTTTTGAAATAGGTTACATGTATCTCTTTTTTTATTTAGCCATTATTTTACTGATACTCTTTATAATGCTTTTATGGAAATCAAAAACAAAAATGCATTATTTAATACTTCATAATATTTTAAAATTTATAATAGTTGCAGGCGTATTTTCTATCGTTTTAATCAATGTTAGTATAGTTTTAAATAGAATTTAG